Genomic segment of Nostoc sp. TCL240-02:
GTTTTTATAGCTCAAACTGACACATATTTAGCTCAATTAAATTGGACTCCAGAGCAGGGAAGGGAATATTTGCAGCAGAAATATGGCAAGCGATCGCGTCTACAACTCACTGATACAGAAATTCTGGACTTTATTGATTACTTGAAGCTACAACTAACCCAAAGTTACTAAACTTAGATTCTGTGAAGTTTTTCCCGTTAACTAGCAACTTCCAACCAACCTTGAATTGCATCTTGTAGCATTTCTAACAGATGTTCGTAGCTGTTTCCCCAAGTGTGACATCCTGGTAGGGCAGGTACAGAAGCACACCACACACCATCTTCTTGCCAGATAACTGCTTTAATTTTCATCGCTAATCATCTCTACAAGATTGCGACTAATATTTTAGCGTCAAGCCGAGTGCGTAGGCGTAGCCCGTCGTAGACATCGCTTGTCCATTACATTGAGATTTTAGCCTCCCACAGGTGCGATCGCATCCGGCAATAATGAACAACTAGCCCTTACATTAAACTCAATCACAGAAATAGCTAAATCCTGCCCATTCAAAGAACTTGCAAATTTAGCTTCTGTTCGCGCTGCCCTAGATGATCCAGATCACGAATGGACGTTTTGATTTTATAACAGCGCGATCGCTCTCCCAAAACTTTCTAAAAAAGCCTACGTTGCTGGGCTTTTTTCATGTAGTATGAGGCTTACGGGCTACAAAAGCTTTGAGGATAATAGCGATCGCCACTATCGATGCGATCGCAATAGTTGGGCTGTCTGTTCAATCCACAAGTTAAAATCTGCTTTATAAGTTGCGCTCATAGCCGTTATTGATCAGGTGCATAGTTTAAGCCAAAATATCTTCATTTTCCGATGCGCTCAAGTTCCTCTCGCAATACTCGCCGTAATGTGTCTTCTAACGGTTCACGGCGCTGCTGAATGTACTCACGCAAGGCATCGTTAATCAAAGTTTGGTAATTTCCTCCACCTGCTGCGTGAACTTGGTCACGAAACCATGCTAGTACTTCATCATCTAGACGAATTGTAATTCGAGTTTTGCCTGTTGGTGTTGATTCAATCGCTCCCCGCTTGCCCTCGCTAAAATCATACTCAGCTTCCATCACTTATCCATCCTCATACTGCTTTTGTTCATAGCGCGTAGCTTTGCGGGCAGAAATTAATCGAATCTCATCATTGCGCCATGTATACACAACTACTAAAACTCGATTGAAAGCATCTATCCCAATAGTGATAAATCTCTCTTCATCAAAACGTTCATCTGTGATGGTAATTGCTAAATCGTCAGAAAATACAGTTACTGCATCAGCAAAGTCAACGCCATGCTTGCGAAGATTGGCTGCTGCCTTATCCCTATCCCACTGATACGCCATCTAAATCTATTGTATGCACGAATGTGCATATTAGCAGATGAAGAGTACTTAACTGGCTTACTTCTGTATGTTTTTTCAAGCCTCAAAAATCTTCATCATCAACAAAAAATTCCGCATCGTCTTCTAATCGAGAATTACGCTGTCCAATACCAGCTAGTCCCCAAAGAGGTTGCAGCAGTGCCATGCCAATTAACCCCAAACAAGCACTAAAAGCTAACACTAAACCCATTGGTATCTGAATCGATTGGAATGTTAAGAATTTTAACGATACGGGTGTGGCATTTTGGACTGAAATAATTGCGATCGCGATTACCCAAACCGCTACAACTACGGATGTCAAAAAAGGAGCAATTTTCATACTTTGAGCAAAGTTAGGAGTGAGATAACTGTTAATAGGAATTAAGAATTATTAATTTACAAATCTTAACTTTTAACTGCTAATTCTTATCCCTCTAATTTAGCAATGACACTCTCTAACTCTTGGGCAATTTGGGTGAGTTTTTCGGGAGTGTTGGTTTCTAGGTAGACGCGCACCAGTGGTTCTGTACCGGAGGGACGCAGTAAAATCCAGCTACCTTCTTCTAAATACAGCTTAATACCGTCTTTCCGCCCCACTTCCTTGACTTTAATTCCTGCTACCTCTGTAGGCGGATTTTTAGTAAAGGAGTCGATAACGGCCGTTTTGTGCGCCTCTGTGAGGTGCAAGTCTAGGCGGTTGTTGTAAAGTGGCCCATCAGCTTCTGCGATCGCTTCTTTAACCATCTGACTCAGAGGTTTACCTTCATAAGCGATCGCTTCTGCCACCAGCATATCTGCTAAAACCCCGTCTTTTTCTGGAATATGCCCGATAATACTCAAACCGCCTGATTCTTCTCCACCAATTAATACGGCAGTTTCCCGCATTTTTTCACCGATGTATTTAAAACCAACAGATGTTTCGTAAATTTGCAGCCCATTTTTAGCAGCGAAATTATCCAACAGGTGGGTTGTCGCTACAGTGCGGACTATCGCGCCAGTTTTACCTTTGTTTTTAATTAAATGACGTGCTAGAACTAACAACACAGTATTCGGAGTGAGGACAGTTCCTTGTTCATCAACAATACCAAAGCGATCGCTATCTCCATCCGTTGCCAAGCCCAAATCAGCTTGATCTCGGACTACAGCTTCCACTAATTCAACCAATTGTTCTCCTTTGGGTTCTGGCATTCCACCCCCAAATAAAACATCTCTCCAATCGTGGAAACTTTCTAGCTGAACACCACTATGTTGTAAAACTTCATCTAAATAGCCACGGGAGGTAGAATACAAAGCATCGTACTTTATTTTTAAATTAGCGCTTTTGATCTTTTCTATATCAAGTAGGGTGTAGATAAATTGCAGGTAATCAGGTTTCGGATCGAAAATTGAAATTGAACCTGATGGGTTGTTTCCAGGTAACTCATCCGATGCACTTTCTATATTTGCCACAATAGTATCAGTAATCTCTGGAGTGGCAGGCCCAGCATAATCGGGTATATATTTAATTCCACAGTAAGGTGCTGGATTATGACTAGCAGTAAACATTAACGCCCCTGCGGAATTTAAGTAACGGGCATTGTAGGCAATTACTGGTGTGGGGCAATCCCGAACGGTAATTTTCACAGTCCAACCCAAGTCTGCCAGTACTTGGGCCGCAGTTTTGGCAAACTGGTCAGCTAAAAAGCGAGTATCGTAGGCAATAAGTACTGGTCTATCTTTTGTGTAGGCTGTTTCCAAGTAGGTGGCAATTGCTCTTGTTACTTTTCGCACATTGGGGAAAGTAAAGTCATCGGCAATAATCCCTCGCCATCCATCAGTACCAAATTTTATCTTGCTAGACATTCTTGCCACTTGCTCCCGTACATTATCAGTACTATAAAAGCTTCCTGCAAAGCGTGTGTAGCAGCAACTATCCTCCGAAGTTCTTTTCTAAGTAAGGCTTAGTTTAAACTTCTCCCCACCGTATTTTCTCTCACTGTTTCTGAGCAATGTCAACCCCCGATCGACCTTTTGCCAGTTATCACCTTTGGTCTCTAGTTGCCCCAGCGACCGGGCAAGAACGCTGGCATTG
This window contains:
- a CDS encoding type II toxin-antitoxin system HicB family antitoxin, which translates into the protein MKIKAVIWQEDGVWCASVPALPGCHTWGNSYEHLLEMLQDAIQGWLEVAS
- a CDS encoding BrnA antitoxin family protein; the protein is MEAEYDFSEGKRGAIESTPTGKTRITIRLDDEVLAWFRDQVHAAGGGNYQTLINDALREYIQQRREPLEDTLRRVLREELERIGK
- a CDS encoding BrnT family toxin, with amino-acid sequence MAYQWDRDKAAANLRKHGVDFADAVTVFSDDLAITITDERFDEERFITIGIDAFNRVLVVVYTWRNDEIRLISARKATRYEQKQYEDG
- a CDS encoding LapA family protein: MKIAPFLTSVVVAVWVIAIAIISVQNATPVSLKFLTFQSIQIPMGLVLAFSACLGLIGMALLQPLWGLAGIGQRNSRLEDDAEFFVDDEDF
- a CDS encoding phosphoglucomutase/phosphomannomutase family protein produces the protein MSSKIKFGTDGWRGIIADDFTFPNVRKVTRAIATYLETAYTKDRPVLIAYDTRFLADQFAKTAAQVLADLGWTVKITVRDCPTPVIAYNARYLNSAGALMFTASHNPAPYCGIKYIPDYAGPATPEITDTIVANIESASDELPGNNPSGSISIFDPKPDYLQFIYTLLDIEKIKSANLKIKYDALYSTSRGYLDEVLQHSGVQLESFHDWRDVLFGGGMPEPKGEQLVELVEAVVRDQADLGLATDGDSDRFGIVDEQGTVLTPNTVLLVLARHLIKNKGKTGAIVRTVATTHLLDNFAAKNGLQIYETSVGFKYIGEKMRETAVLIGGEESGGLSIIGHIPEKDGVLADMLVAEAIAYEGKPLSQMVKEAIAEADGPLYNNRLDLHLTEAHKTAVIDSFTKNPPTEVAGIKVKEVGRKDGIKLYLEEGSWILLRPSGTEPLVRVYLETNTPEKLTQIAQELESVIAKLEG